One window of the Archangium primigenium genome contains the following:
- a CDS encoding ELWxxDGT repeat protein gives MVHRTLKWGPSLALLLVGAGASSAAARATRAPGCERPPVALADVAPGPDGSSPANFLRIGETVYFSADDGEHGVELWKSDGTSAGTVLVKDINPGPGNGKVRGLVAFQGRPFFIATDGEHGNQLWSSDGTEAGTRVVRELGSGVEGGNVDDLVVMGGRLFFSASDHVLGKELWASDGTAAGTLMVKDINVGEGSAISTGSLRVVGTTLFFSAYTDAEGFELWASDGTEAGTRLVLDVYPGAGSANPEQLTRVGDAVYFTATDGRRDLEVWRTDGTEAGTRRVTDLTAAGDFAYPDALTAVGTRLFFSVSFGGEDAEPWVSEGTVASTRRVKDIRPGPGGSEPANLTAWGDTLLFTADDGVHGREPWVSDGTEAGTRLVRDVRAGDEGSGPRALVAAGARLYFVADAEGTGARLWESDGTEAGTRRVSAVAELEPERLTYTQDTLYFSAQVSGWGREPYALAPAFFGDCTPPTLTCPEPVTVEATGRAGTPATYGTARATDDSGAPPALVYSHATGGPYPVGATSVTVTARDAAGNTQTCAFPVTVRDTRPPTVTCPADVTLPASSEAGAAITYSPAQATDTVSDVTLEYSQPSGTTLAPGTHSLEVTARDASGNSAACAFRVTVTPLEAVSGCGCASGAGAGAAWVLLGVLVPLLKRRRPGA, from the coding sequence ATGGTTCATCGGACGCTGAAGTGGGGCCCGTCCCTGGCGCTCCTCCTGGTGGGAGCGGGGGCCTCGTCCGCCGCGGCGCGAGCCACACGCGCGCCCGGCTGCGAGCGGCCACCGGTGGCGCTCGCGGACGTGGCGCCGGGCCCGGACGGCTCCTCGCCCGCCAACTTCCTGCGCATCGGCGAGACGGTCTACTTCTCCGCGGACGATGGCGAGCACGGCGTGGAGCTGTGGAAGAGCGACGGCACGTCCGCGGGCACCGTGCTCGTCAAGGACATCAACCCGGGGCCGGGCAACGGCAAGGTCCGGGGCCTGGTCGCCTTCCAGGGGCGGCCCTTCTTCATCGCGACGGACGGCGAGCACGGCAACCAGTTGTGGTCGAGCGACGGCACCGAGGCGGGCACCCGGGTGGTGCGCGAGCTGGGCTCGGGCGTGGAGGGCGGCAACGTCGATGATCTCGTGGTGATGGGGGGGCGGCTCTTCTTCTCCGCCTCGGACCACGTGCTGGGCAAGGAGCTGTGGGCGAGCGACGGCACGGCCGCGGGCACCCTCATGGTCAAGGACATCAACGTGGGCGAGGGCAGCGCCATCTCCACGGGCTCCCTGCGCGTCGTGGGCACCACGCTGTTTTTCAGCGCCTACACGGACGCCGAGGGCTTCGAGCTGTGGGCGAGCGACGGGACGGAGGCGGGCACGCGGCTCGTCCTGGACGTGTACCCCGGCGCGGGCAGCGCCAACCCCGAGCAGCTCACGCGCGTGGGCGACGCTGTCTACTTCACCGCCACGGATGGGCGGCGGGATCTGGAGGTATGGCGCACGGACGGCACGGAGGCGGGCACGCGGCGGGTGACGGACCTGACGGCCGCGGGGGACTTCGCCTACCCGGACGCGCTCACGGCGGTGGGCACGCGGCTCTTCTTCAGTGTGAGCTTCGGGGGAGAGGACGCCGAGCCGTGGGTGAGCGAGGGCACGGTCGCGAGCACCCGGCGCGTCAAGGACATCCGCCCGGGCCCCGGGGGCTCGGAGCCGGCGAACCTCACCGCCTGGGGCGACACGCTGCTGTTCACCGCGGACGATGGCGTGCATGGCCGCGAGCCGTGGGTGAGCGATGGGACGGAGGCGGGCACGCGCCTGGTGCGGGACGTGCGCGCGGGGGACGAGGGCTCGGGGCCGCGCGCGCTGGTGGCCGCGGGCGCGCGGCTCTACTTCGTGGCGGACGCGGAGGGCACGGGGGCGCGGCTCTGGGAGAGCGATGGGACGGAGGCGGGCACCCGGCGGGTGTCGGCCGTCGCGGAGCTCGAGCCGGAGCGGCTCACGTACACCCAGGACACGCTCTACTTCTCCGCCCAGGTGTCGGGCTGGGGCCGGGAGCCCTATGCCCTGGCGCCCGCGTTCTTCGGCGACTGCACCCCGCCCACGCTCACGTGCCCGGAGCCGGTGACGGTGGAGGCCACGGGCCGGGCCGGCACGCCCGCGACGTATGGGACCGCCCGGGCGACGGACGACAGCGGCGCCCCGCCCGCGCTCGTCTACAGCCATGCCACCGGGGGGCCGTACCCCGTGGGCGCCACGTCGGTGACGGTCACCGCCCGGGACGCGGCGGGCAACACCCAGACGTGCGCCTTCCCGGTGACGGTGCGCGACACCCGGCCGCCCACCGTGACGTGTCCGGCGGACGTGACGCTCCCGGCCTCGAGCGAGGCGGGCGCCGCCATCACCTACTCCCCCGCCCAGGCGACGGACACCGTGTCCGACGTCACCCTCGAGTACTCCCAGCCGTCCGGCACGACGCTCGCCCCCGGAACGCACTCCCTGGAGGTCACCGCGCGGGACGCCTCGGGCAACAGCGCCGCGTGTGCCTTCCGTGTGACGGTGACGCCGCTCGAGGCCGTCTCCGGGTGTGGCTGCGCCTCGGGCGCGGGCGCGGGGGCGGCCTGGGTGCTGCTCGGGGTGCTCGTGCCCCTGCTGAAACGACGACGCCCCGGCGCCTGA
- a CDS encoding response regulator transcription factor — MSDKPRRILVVEDDLAILTGLSMNLRFEGYEVLQAQEGRQGLALALDEAPDLMVLDLMLPELNGFEVLKELRQRGRDTPVVVLSAKSAETDKIIGLNLGADDYVVKPFGLQELLARIKAVLRRRYPTTTQPPVGFGDVQVDLTAKTVSRAGQPVEFTAQEFKLLAHFLAHPGRTFSREELLSAAWGYAYEGSARTVDNFMRQLRLKLEADPEAPIHFLTVRGLGYRFER, encoded by the coding sequence ATGAGCGACAAGCCACGACGCATCCTGGTGGTGGAGGACGACCTGGCCATTCTCACCGGGCTCTCCATGAACCTGCGCTTCGAGGGCTACGAGGTCCTCCAGGCCCAGGAGGGGCGTCAGGGCCTCGCGCTCGCGCTCGACGAGGCGCCGGACCTGATGGTGCTCGACCTGATGCTGCCCGAGCTCAATGGCTTCGAGGTCCTCAAGGAGCTGCGCCAGCGCGGCCGGGACACGCCCGTGGTGGTGCTCAGCGCCAAGAGCGCCGAGACGGACAAGATCATCGGCCTCAACCTCGGCGCCGACGACTACGTGGTCAAGCCCTTCGGCCTGCAGGAATTGCTCGCGCGCATCAAGGCCGTGCTGCGCCGCCGCTACCCCACCACCACCCAGCCCCCCGTGGGCTTCGGCGACGTCCAGGTGGACCTGACGGCCAAGACCGTGAGCCGCGCGGGCCAGCCCGTGGAGTTCACCGCGCAGGAGTTCAAGCTGCTCGCCCACTTCCTCGCCCACCCGGGGCGCACCTTCAGCCGCGAGGAGCTCCTGAGCGCCGCCTGGGGCTACGCCTACGAGGGCAGCGCCCGCACGGTGGACAACTTCATGCGCCAGCTGCGCCTCAAGCTCGAGGCGGACCCCGAGGCCCCCATCCACTTCCTCACCGTGCGCGGCCTCGGCTACCGCTTCGAGCGCTGA
- a CDS encoding kelch repeat-containing protein: MSTPVSPQSVGTRPQGLASSNKVLILSGTVTGGTNSIEAISARNLGYTVEFATDDQWKAKTSADFATYRALILGDRTCSTARTLLAAAEQSTAKWGPVVDGNVVIMGTDPVYHEEDQVTINSVKFAAAQAGKTGMYVNLSCYYHETAPLTAVPVLAPFGNFTVTGVGCYNTAHIVATHAALTGLTDSILSNWNCSVHEAFDTYPEANFTPLVIARDPTYGARLPGSKDFADGSHGVPYVLARGAVPLRCGDGVVQYPEECDTGSQNGVPGTVCSSVCRKNWCGDGVVNPGEECDTGAANGTGTCSASCRSTGPTNRPPVAKCKNIDLSLNATCGATGSINDGSYDPDNNLKECVQSPTSFTGAGSTTATLTCTDTAGLSASCTATVKTADVTPPTVRCPENVRLDCVNAGRWYSPGPASYSDNCKVVSSTAAPPTTHLGVGTHTFTYSASDGTQSASCNTTVTIYRNNVDVELSGAPEVTLACGAPYVEMGAGGFDSCSAGPIPVTVSGAVNNKVPGVYFITYTGRDMGGYVSTVTRKVTVTPSAACGLDEPKGGWILTGSMALPRLQHTATLLDDGRVLVAGGYNTSSELYEQGTKVWTATGNTLGAHRGHTATKLQNGQVLIAGGGACPITSASAELYVPAQGKWKPAGLLRTQRFNHSAVLLPNGKVLVAGGFTSEFYGTALSSAELYDPATGTWSYTGALSQARGYHTLTLLPNGKVLVTGGSNVAEDNAENPNLLASAELYDPATGTWSSAGGLSTGRAWHSATLLPNGQVLVAGGAGIDVAKSQSAELYNPATGTWTTTGSMKSPRRWHTATLMENGEVLVAGGYHQLTGIQVASERYNPATGKWTATVNMNVDRYRHTATLLPNGTVLAVGGASNHDQASAEYYDLRKL; the protein is encoded by the coding sequence ATGTCCACCCCCGTGTCCCCCCAGAGCGTGGGCACGCGCCCGCAGGGGCTGGCCAGCTCCAACAAGGTCCTCATCCTGTCGGGCACCGTGACCGGTGGCACCAACAGCATCGAGGCCATCAGCGCGCGCAACCTCGGCTACACCGTGGAGTTCGCCACCGACGACCAGTGGAAGGCCAAGACGTCCGCGGACTTCGCCACCTACCGCGCGCTCATCCTGGGGGACCGCACCTGCAGCACCGCGCGCACCCTCTTGGCCGCCGCCGAGCAGAGCACCGCCAAGTGGGGCCCGGTGGTCGACGGCAACGTCGTCATCATGGGCACCGACCCCGTCTACCACGAGGAAGATCAGGTCACGATCAACTCGGTGAAGTTCGCCGCCGCCCAGGCCGGCAAGACGGGCATGTACGTCAACCTGTCCTGCTACTACCACGAGACCGCGCCCCTGACGGCCGTGCCCGTGCTGGCGCCCTTCGGCAACTTCACCGTCACGGGCGTGGGTTGCTACAACACCGCGCACATCGTGGCCACGCACGCGGCCCTCACCGGGCTGACCGACAGCATCCTGTCCAACTGGAACTGCTCGGTGCACGAGGCGTTCGACACCTACCCCGAGGCCAACTTCACCCCGCTGGTCATCGCGCGGGACCCCACGTACGGCGCGCGGCTGCCGGGCAGCAAGGACTTCGCGGACGGCTCGCACGGCGTGCCCTACGTGCTGGCGCGCGGCGCGGTGCCGCTGCGCTGTGGCGACGGCGTGGTGCAGTACCCCGAGGAGTGTGACACGGGCAGCCAGAACGGCGTGCCGGGCACGGTGTGCTCGTCGGTGTGCCGCAAGAACTGGTGCGGCGATGGCGTGGTGAACCCCGGTGAGGAGTGCGACACGGGCGCCGCCAACGGCACGGGCACCTGCTCCGCGTCCTGCCGCTCCACCGGCCCGACCAACCGTCCTCCCGTGGCCAAGTGCAAGAACATCGACCTGTCGCTCAACGCCACCTGCGGCGCCACGGGCTCCATCAACGATGGCTCGTACGACCCGGACAACAACCTCAAGGAGTGCGTGCAGAGCCCCACGAGCTTCACCGGCGCGGGCAGCACCACCGCGACCCTCACCTGCACGGATACGGCCGGCTTGAGCGCCAGCTGCACCGCCACGGTGAAGACCGCCGACGTCACGCCGCCCACCGTGCGCTGCCCGGAGAACGTGCGGCTGGATTGCGTGAACGCGGGCCGTTGGTACTCGCCCGGCCCCGCGTCCTACAGCGACAACTGCAAGGTGGTGTCCTCCACCGCGGCGCCGCCCACCACGCACCTGGGCGTGGGCACCCACACCTTCACCTATTCGGCCTCGGACGGCACGCAGAGCGCCAGCTGCAACACCACGGTCACCATCTACCGCAACAACGTGGACGTCGAGCTGAGCGGCGCTCCGGAAGTGACGCTGGCGTGCGGCGCTCCCTACGTGGAGATGGGCGCGGGCGGCTTCGACTCGTGCTCGGCCGGTCCGATTCCCGTCACGGTGTCCGGCGCGGTGAACAACAAGGTGCCGGGCGTCTACTTCATCACCTACACGGGCCGTGACATGGGGGGCTACGTGTCGACCGTCACGCGCAAGGTGACGGTGACGCCGAGCGCCGCGTGCGGCCTGGACGAGCCCAAGGGCGGCTGGATTCTCACGGGCAGCATGGCGCTGCCGCGCCTGCAGCACACGGCCACGCTGCTGGACGACGGCCGCGTGCTGGTGGCCGGCGGCTACAACACCAGCTCCGAGCTGTATGAGCAGGGCACCAAGGTGTGGACGGCCACGGGCAACACCCTGGGCGCCCACCGCGGCCACACGGCCACCAAGCTGCAGAACGGCCAGGTGCTGATTGCCGGCGGCGGCGCGTGCCCCATCACGAGCGCCTCGGCGGAGCTGTACGTGCCGGCGCAGGGCAAGTGGAAGCCGGCGGGCCTGCTGAGGACGCAGCGCTTCAACCACTCCGCGGTGCTGCTGCCCAACGGCAAGGTGCTAGTGGCCGGTGGCTTCACCAGCGAGTTCTACGGCACGGCCCTCTCCTCGGCCGAGCTGTACGACCCGGCGACGGGCACCTGGAGCTACACGGGCGCCCTGTCCCAGGCGCGCGGCTACCACACCCTGACGCTGCTGCCCAACGGCAAGGTGCTCGTGACGGGTGGCAGCAACGTGGCGGAGGACAACGCGGAGAACCCGAACCTGCTGGCCTCGGCCGAGCTGTATGACCCGGCGACGGGCACGTGGTCGAGCGCGGGCGGCCTGAGCACGGGTCGCGCGTGGCACTCGGCGACGCTCCTGCCCAACGGCCAGGTGCTGGTGGCGGGCGGCGCGGGCATCGACGTGGCCAAGAGCCAGTCGGCCGAGCTGTACAACCCGGCGACGGGCACGTGGACGACGACGGGGAGCATGAAGTCGCCCCGTCGCTGGCACACGGCGACGCTCATGGAGAACGGCGAGGTGCTGGTGGCCGGCGGCTACCACCAGCTCACCGGCATCCAGGTGGCGTCCGAGCGCTACAACCCGGCCACGGGCAAGTGGACGGCCACGGTGAACATGAACGTGGACCGCTACCGTCACACGGCGACGCTGCTGCCCAACGGCACGGTGCTCGCGGTGGGCGGCGCCAGCAACCACGACCAGGCCTCGGCCGAGTACTACGACCTGCGCAAGCTGTAG
- a CDS encoding kelch repeat-containing protein has protein sequence MLLAGCTPTASSPDGSARFAVALAQQLSASIARVTVTASASDFAPRSVDLVVSEGVWSGFLGHIPAGADRAFFAQAFDASDTLLFQGSASGITILPDQTALVALTLQPLSSPPPFDNEAPLIDSLLASATSVAVGGTISLSVTAHDPNPEDTLTYAWTSTAGAFSSPTGSATSWTAPAASGLQTLTVTVTDSRGLAASISLRVAVTASGVEGNAWFFISFNTAPLVSAISAAPSWLAVGQTVSVSALASDLEGDRLSYAWSASCAGTWANAASASARFTPTALPSEACNNCRLTVSVSDGRGAQHTGSVALCVSNDSAPAPHLPPVLVSAAASSPTAAPSQKIHFDVVARDPEGSALSFFWSASVGVLDAASTGATRSRVTWTAPTCVSSAGIPLVVTATVTNAFHLTVTNRFTLTGLPVCSPLAWVSTGTMSTPRSGHTTTRLTDGRVLAVGGDGIGRVLATAEVYDPATGAWSMAASMTSPRTLHTATLLSDGKVLVVGGDEGARTAEVYDPATNAWSTTGALNASRYVHTATLLPNGKVLVVGQADDPAAEVYDPATGAWSATGAMHAPHSLHTATLLSNGRVLVAGGGTASTEVYDPASNTWSITGSLTERRSFHKAALLPTGKVLAVGGQGDTWSTLLTAEMYDPATGAWSMTASMATPRAFHTAVTLPNGKVLVAGGISSAPTAKTEVYDPATDAWSTVTSMTASRSWHDATLLANGQVLVSGGQSNEGSAEVYTPDARFSGGIATGAMNTPRRFHTATLLSGGRVLVVGGMNESGPLAEAEIYHPATGTWSPTAPMSSPRFLHTATPLPHGKVLVVGSNPWIEDLATGEVYDPASGTWSPTTALALPLRLRYTATLLPDGRVLVSGESIGHTPVAQLYDPAANTWSVTGAMTVPRSGHTATLLPNGKVLVTGGSQDTSTLTTSEVFDPASGSWSVTGAMASARAGHSATLLPNGKVLVTEGEGSVDLERPELYDPTTGVWSTTGPRITRRFQPSVTLLSDGRVLVTEWRDVFSSQMEAYDPTTNTWSAAGTLAFPRVLQHTATLLPNGQVLLAGGYFSADMAEAELYLP, from the coding sequence ATGTTGCTCGCGGGATGCACCCCGACCGCATCCTCCCCCGACGGCTCGGCTCGGTTCGCCGTCGCCCTCGCCCAGCAACTCTCCGCGTCCATCGCGCGCGTCACCGTCACCGCGAGCGCGTCTGATTTCGCCCCCCGCTCCGTCGACCTCGTCGTCTCGGAGGGCGTCTGGAGCGGCTTCCTCGGGCACATTCCCGCCGGAGCCGACCGAGCCTTCTTCGCCCAGGCCTTCGACGCCTCCGACACCCTCCTCTTCCAAGGCTCCGCTTCCGGCATCACCATCCTCCCGGACCAGACCGCCCTCGTCGCGCTCACCCTCCAGCCCCTCTCGTCCCCGCCTCCGTTCGACAACGAAGCCCCCCTCATCGACTCGCTCCTCGCCTCCGCCACCTCCGTGGCCGTGGGCGGCACGATCTCTCTGTCCGTCACCGCCCATGACCCCAACCCAGAGGACACGCTCACCTACGCGTGGACCTCCACCGCGGGCGCCTTCTCCTCGCCCACCGGGAGCGCCACGTCCTGGACCGCGCCCGCCGCCTCCGGCCTCCAGACCCTCACCGTCACCGTCACCGACTCCCGCGGCCTCGCCGCCTCCATCTCCCTGCGCGTCGCCGTCACCGCCAGTGGCGTGGAGGGCAATGCCTGGTTCTTCATCTCCTTCAATACCGCCCCGCTGGTGTCCGCCATCAGCGCGGCCCCCTCCTGGCTGGCCGTCGGACAGACCGTCTCCGTCTCCGCCCTGGCCTCCGATCTGGAGGGAGACCGCCTGAGCTATGCCTGGAGTGCCTCCTGCGCGGGCACCTGGGCCAACGCCGCTTCCGCCTCCGCCCGATTCACCCCGACCGCCCTTCCCTCCGAGGCCTGCAACAACTGTCGCCTCACCGTTTCCGTCTCCGATGGTCGGGGGGCCCAGCACACCGGGAGCGTGGCCCTGTGCGTGAGCAACGATTCCGCGCCCGCGCCCCACCTGCCCCCCGTGCTGGTGTCCGCCGCCGCATCCTCGCCCACCGCCGCGCCCTCCCAGAAGATCCACTTCGACGTGGTGGCCCGCGATCCCGAGGGCTCCGCGCTCTCATTCTTCTGGAGCGCGAGCGTGGGCGTGTTGGACGCGGCCTCCACCGGTGCCACCCGCAGCCGCGTCACCTGGACGGCGCCCACCTGCGTCAGCAGCGCGGGCATTCCCCTCGTCGTCACCGCGACCGTCACCAATGCCTTCCACCTCACGGTCACCAACCGCTTCACCCTGACGGGGCTCCCCGTCTGTAGCCCCCTCGCCTGGGTGTCGACGGGCACCATGAGCACGCCTCGCTCGGGACACACGACAACGCGCCTCACCGACGGCCGGGTGCTCGCCGTGGGAGGGGATGGCATAGGCCGCGTCCTGGCGACGGCGGAGGTGTACGACCCAGCCACCGGCGCCTGGAGCATGGCGGCGTCCATGACCTCGCCTCGCACCTTACACACGGCGACGCTGCTGAGCGACGGCAAGGTCCTCGTCGTGGGAGGCGATGAGGGCGCGAGGACGGCGGAGGTCTATGATCCGGCCACCAACGCCTGGAGCACCACGGGTGCCTTGAACGCGTCTCGCTACGTCCACACGGCGACGCTGCTGCCCAACGGCAAGGTCCTCGTCGTGGGACAGGCGGACGACCCCGCGGCGGAGGTGTACGACCCGGCCACGGGCGCCTGGAGCGCCACCGGTGCCATGCACGCGCCGCACAGTCTCCACACGGCGACCTTGCTGTCCAATGGTCGAGTGCTCGTCGCGGGAGGGGGCACTGCCTCGACCGAGGTGTACGACCCGGCTTCGAACACCTGGAGCATCACGGGCTCGCTGACCGAGCGCCGCTCCTTCCACAAGGCGGCGCTGCTGCCCACGGGCAAGGTGCTCGCCGTGGGAGGCCAGGGTGACACCTGGTCCACTCTGTTGACGGCGGAGATGTACGACCCGGCCACGGGCGCCTGGAGCATGACGGCGTCCATGGCCACGCCTCGCGCCTTCCACACAGCCGTGACGCTGCCCAATGGCAAGGTGCTCGTCGCGGGAGGAATCAGTTCCGCGCCCACCGCGAAGACGGAGGTGTACGACCCGGCCACGGACGCCTGGAGCACGGTCACCAGCATGACCGCGTCTCGCTCCTGGCATGACGCCACGTTGCTGGCCAACGGCCAGGTGCTCGTCTCGGGAGGCCAGTCCAATGAGGGCAGCGCGGAGGTCTACACGCCCGACGCCCGCTTCTCGGGGGGAATCGCCACGGGCGCCATGAACACCCCTCGCCGATTCCACACGGCGACCTTGTTGTCCGGCGGCCGGGTACTCGTCGTGGGGGGGATGAACGAGAGCGGTCCGCTCGCGGAGGCGGAGATCTATCACCCGGCCACGGGCACCTGGAGCCCCACGGCCCCCATGTCCTCGCCTCGCTTTCTCCATACGGCCACGCCGCTGCCCCATGGCAAGGTGCTCGTCGTGGGAAGCAACCCCTGGATCGAGGACCTCGCGACCGGGGAAGTGTATGACCCCGCGTCGGGCACCTGGAGCCCCACGACCGCCCTGGCCCTACCGCTTCGCCTCCGGTATACGGCGACCCTGCTTCCCGATGGCCGGGTGCTCGTCTCGGGGGAATCCATCGGCCACACCCCCGTGGCGCAGTTGTACGACCCGGCCGCGAACACCTGGAGCGTCACCGGCGCCATGACCGTCCCCCGCTCCGGCCACACGGCCACGCTGCTGCCCAATGGCAAGGTGCTCGTCACCGGAGGCAGTCAGGACACCTCGACCCTGACGACCTCGGAGGTGTTCGATCCGGCCTCGGGGTCCTGGAGTGTCACGGGTGCGATGGCGTCGGCCCGCGCCGGCCACTCGGCCACGCTGCTGCCCAATGGCAAGGTGCTCGTCACCGAGGGCGAGGGCAGCGTCGACCTGGAACGCCCGGAGTTGTACGACCCGACCACGGGCGTTTGGAGCACCACCGGCCCTCGGATCACGCGCCGCTTCCAGCCCTCGGTGACCTTGCTGTCCGACGGTCGGGTGCTGGTCACGGAGTGGCGGGATGTCTTCTCGTCACAGATGGAGGCCTACGACCCGACGACGAATACCTGGAGCGCGGCGGGGACCCTCGCATTCCCTCGAGTCTTGCAACACACGGCCACGCTGCTGCCCAATGGCCAGGTGCTCCTCGCGGGAGGTTATTTCTCCGCTGACATGGCGGAGGCGGAGCTCTACCTGCCCTGA
- a CDS encoding class I SAM-dependent methyltransferase, protein MAGNDARGRTPLSLVGQDPDLLFYTRQATAVGGPVLVLGAANGRVAWTLARAGLSVLGVDSSERMVQAAEEMRGAESLEVSGRARLLHADLRSLRLDERFRVVLAPHHALGLMTTIADLEAMLATVRHHLEPDGLFVYDVLNPRAEPPPPGNEEDEPGAAVAPRRPVFTFHLRERKRADAPSGIHRLKFKPFSSEELETAMTASGLTPRERYGTFEGKPFEPSDAHHIGVVDG, encoded by the coding sequence ATGGCCGGAAATGACGCGCGGGGCCGCACGCCGCTCTCCCTGGTCGGGCAGGATCCCGATCTCCTCTTCTACACGCGCCAGGCGACGGCGGTGGGCGGGCCGGTGCTGGTGCTCGGCGCGGCCAACGGGCGCGTGGCGTGGACGCTGGCGCGGGCGGGCCTGAGCGTGCTCGGAGTGGATTCCTCCGAGCGCATGGTGCAGGCGGCCGAGGAGATGCGCGGCGCGGAGTCCCTGGAGGTGTCGGGCCGGGCGCGACTGCTGCACGCGGACCTGCGCTCGCTGCGGCTGGACGAGCGCTTCCGGGTGGTGCTCGCGCCGCACCACGCCCTGGGGTTGATGACGACGATCGCGGACCTGGAGGCGATGCTCGCCACGGTGCGCCACCACCTGGAGCCGGACGGGTTGTTCGTCTACGACGTGCTCAACCCACGCGCCGAGCCGCCTCCGCCGGGGAACGAGGAGGACGAGCCGGGGGCCGCGGTGGCGCCGCGCCGCCCCGTGTTCACCTTCCACCTGCGCGAGCGCAAGCGCGCGGACGCGCCCTCGGGCATCCACCGCCTCAAGTTCAAGCCCTTCTCCAGCGAGGAATTGGAGACGGCGATGACGGCGAGCGGCCTGACGCCGCGCGAGCGCTACGGCACCTTCGAGGGCAAGCCCTTCGAGCCGTCGGACGCGCACCACATCGGCGTCGTCGACGGGTAG
- a CDS encoding YdeI/OmpD-associated family protein, whose translation MVADAEALRAWLGRHHGTSPGVWLALHKKGGSVTTVTWQLAVDEALCVGWIDGQGRKRDAESSFVRLTPRGPRSAWSQRNVANVARLEAAGRMLPPGRAAVEAARSDGRWAAAYAAPSEAVVPEDLAAAIAAVPEAQAMFDVLNKTNRYALIHRLGSVKKAETRARKIVQFVEMLARHETPYPQKAKPE comes from the coding sequence GTGGTCGCGGATGCCGAGGCGCTCCGGGCGTGGTTGGGAAGACACCACGGCACCTCACCAGGCGTCTGGCTGGCGCTGCACAAGAAGGGCGGGTCGGTCACCACGGTGACCTGGCAGCTCGCGGTCGACGAGGCGCTGTGTGTGGGCTGGATCGACGGGCAAGGCCGCAAGCGTGACGCGGAGTCGTCGTTCGTTCGGCTGACCCCCCGTGGGCCCCGCAGCGCCTGGTCCCAGCGCAATGTCGCCAACGTGGCCCGGCTCGAGGCGGCGGGCCGCATGCTGCCGCCGGGCCGGGCCGCGGTCGAGGCCGCGCGGTCCGACGGCCGGTGGGCGGCCGCCTACGCGGCACCGTCCGAGGCGGTCGTGCCGGAGGATCTCGCCGCGGCGATCGCGGCTGTCCCCGAGGCCCAGGCCATGTTCGACGTGCTGAACAAGACCAACCGCTACGCGCTCATCCACCGGCTGGGTTCGGTGAAGAAGGCGGAGACGCGCGCGCGCAAGATCGTCCAGTTCGTCGAGATGCTCGCGCGCCACGAGACGCCGTACCCCCAGAAGGCGAAGCCCGAGTAG
- a CDS encoding alpha/beta hydrolase — protein MSRAALLLGALAAPLVAALLGAALLIGASPSGWGYVLGALLTTVGLLTRRRRRWRGLTRAGLGLLVFVLGARVLLTERGALSVQRLPDGGTRLVNRLVDERDGTLLAAHALRLSGRLPRAEAQDFVPALESAFTRMREAEGPVATPAVATWLGMQRPEAFDAVLIPPESSEPTSTAVVFLHGYAGNFAVYCWQMSRAAHAISALTLCPSVGPEGRWKSPRGERTLAATYAWLVKQGIRRVYLGGLSNGGEGASVLVNRPVPAGLELRGLVLISGAETKEAPPRVPVLLVQGARDTMMPARLMREYARRAGRLATSVEVDSGHFAFLDHHAKCRSTIATWLHAREH, from the coding sequence GTGTCCAGGGCGGCCCTGCTCCTGGGCGCGCTCGCCGCGCCGCTCGTGGCCGCGCTGCTCGGGGCGGCGCTCCTCATCGGCGCCAGTCCCTCGGGCTGGGGGTATGTGCTGGGCGCGCTGCTCACCACGGTGGGGCTCCTCACCCGGCGTCGGAGGCGCTGGCGGGGCCTCACCCGCGCGGGGCTGGGCCTGCTCGTGTTCGTCCTCGGCGCGCGTGTGCTGCTCACGGAGCGGGGAGCGCTGTCCGTTCAGCGGCTGCCGGACGGAGGGACGCGACTCGTCAACCGGCTCGTCGACGAGCGGGATGGAACGCTCCTCGCCGCCCATGCGCTCCGCCTCTCCGGACGGCTGCCGCGCGCGGAGGCCCAGGACTTCGTGCCCGCGCTCGAGTCCGCCTTCACCCGGATGCGCGAGGCGGAGGGCCCCGTGGCCACGCCCGCCGTGGCAACCTGGCTGGGCATGCAGCGCCCCGAGGCCTTCGATGCCGTCCTCATCCCACCGGAGTCCTCGGAGCCGACCTCGACCGCCGTGGTCTTCCTCCATGGCTACGCGGGCAACTTCGCCGTGTACTGCTGGCAGATGAGCCGTGCGGCCCATGCCATCTCCGCGCTCACCCTCTGCCCCTCGGTGGGGCCCGAGGGCCGCTGGAAGTCGCCGCGAGGCGAGCGGACGCTCGCGGCCACGTATGCCTGGCTCGTGAAGCAAGGCATCCGCCGGGTGTACCTGGGGGGCCTGTCCAACGGTGGCGAGGGCGCGAGCGTGCTCGTGAACCGGCCCGTCCCCGCCGGACTGGAGCTCCGAGGCCTGGTGCTCATCTCGGGCGCCGAGACGAAGGAGGCTCCGCCCCGGGTGCCCGTGCTGCTCGTGCAGGGCGCACGGGACACGATGATGCCCGCGCGGCTGATGCGGGAGTACGCCCGGCGCGCGGGACGCCTCGCCACCTCCGTGGAGGTCGACAGCGGCCACTTCGCCTTCCTGGACCATCACGCGAAATGTCGGAGCACCATCGCCACGTGGCTGCACGCGCGGGAGCACTGA